The window GGCGCCGCCCTTCAGCCACGCGTTCTGGGCGGCATCGCTGTAGAGGTACTCCTCCCAGAGGCGCGCGGCCGCGGGGTGCGGGGCATCCTTGTTGATGGCCTGGTTGTAGTAGCCGACGTAGGCGGTGCCCGGGAGCACGACGTACTTCCAGTTCACGCCGCCGCCCTTGATGGTGTCGGAGGTGGCGTAGCCTTTCTGGTTGAACGACCAGTCGAGCAGCACCGGGGTCTCACCGGAGGCGATGGTGTTGGGCTTGCCGTCGGCGGCGTTCCAGTTGCCCGCCTTCTTGAGCTTCGAGAACCAGTCGATGCCCGGGGTCAGGTCGTCGAGCGTCCCGCCGTTCTGCAGGGTGGCGTACGCGACCGCGCCGGCCGCGGCGGCCGCCTGGGTCGGGTTGCCGTTGAGCGCGACCGCACCCTTGAACTCGGGCTTCAGGAGGTCGTCGAACGACTTCGGGGCGGTCTTGATCTTGTTGGCGTCGTAGCCGACCGCCATGACGCCGTAGTAACCGACCTTCCAGAGGCCGTCCTTCTCCTTCTGGCCCTCGGGGATGTCGTCCCAGCCGGTCGGCTTGTAGGCGGCGAAGTACTGGGTGTTCGCCAGAGCGACCGAGGAGCCGATGTCGAAGGTGTCGGGAGCGGTGTCCTGGCCCTTGAGCTTCTTCGCGGCGTCGATCTCCTCCTGGCTGGAGGCGCTGTCCTGGCTCGGGTTGATCGTGATGCCGTACTTCTTGGTGAAGCCGTCGAAGATCTCCTGGTAGTTCGCCCAGTCGCCCGGGGTCGCGATGATGTTGAGGCTGCCCTCCTTCTTCGCGGCGGCGACCAGCGCATCCATCCCGCCGGCCGACGCGACGTCGGTGGCGGTGCCGATCTTCGCGGTGTCGGCGGTGCTGGCGTTCGCGCCGCCGGAGCAGGCGGAGAGCGAGAGTGCGACGACGGCGGCCGCGGCCGCGAGGCCGGCGACACGTGCGCGCTTGTTGATCACGGGTTTCCTCCAGTGCAAGGTGTCGACCGGGCGGTGCGCCCGGACGTGGTCACCGTAGGAAGGCCAGGCGTCCGGGCGCCTTCGCGCCGGTGACACCGCGGTGAACGTCCGGTGTCCGGGGTTGTCGCTATGGTCGTTCCGTGGTCGAACAGATCTCCCCCGCACTCGCACGTCGCATCGCGCTCGCCGCACAGGGGTTCGGCAGGCCGCATCCCGACGCGGTGGGCGCCCGCCAGCTCAACGGCCTGATGGACCGCCTGCGCCTGCTGCAGATCGACTCGGTCAACGTCTTCGAGCGCAGCCACTACCTCCCCGCGTTCGCCCGCCTCGGCGCCTACGACCGCGGCCTGCTCGACCGGCTGACGTTCGACGCCCGCGGCCCGTACACCGAGTACTGGCCGCACGAGGCGGCGTTCATGCGCACGGAGGACTGGCCGCTGTTCGCCTGGCGGATGCGCGAGTACCGCGAGCGGTACGGCGGCCCAGGCAGCTGGTACGAGGTCAACCAGAGCACGGTGGAGTGGCTGCGCGGGGAGCTCGCCGCGAACGGACCGCTGGTGGCCGGCGACATCGAGCACGACGCCAACTACCGCACCGGACCGTGGTGGGGATGGTCGGAGGTCAAGCGCGCCCTGGAGCGGATGTTCCTGTTCGGCGAGGTCGCGATCGCGGGGCGAACGCGCTTCCAGCGCCGGTACGGGCTCGCCGCCGACGTGCTGCCCGCGAGCGTGCTGGAACCGACGGTGAGCGACGAGGACGCCATCCGCGAGCTCCTGGGGCGCGCGGCGGTGGCGCACGGGATCGGGACGGCGCGCGACTTCGCCGACTACTACCGCATCAAGGGCCCGCGCGTCGGCGTGGCGCTGCAGGAGCTGGAGGATGCGGGCGAGCTCGTCCCGGTCGAGGTGGCCGGGTGGGAGAGCGCCGGGCGGCCGCTCCGCGCCTGGATGCACCGCGACGCTCGCAAGCCCCGGCGGGTGGAGGCGGCGGCGCTGCTGTCGCCGTTCGACCCGGTGGTCTGGTACCGCGACCGGGCGCTGCGCGTGTTCGGGTTCCACTACCGCATCGAGATCTACACGCCGGCACCGCAGCGGGTCTACGGCTACTACTCGCTGCCCATCCTGATCGACGACGCCCTGGTCGGGCGCATCGACCTGAAGAGCGACCGGCAGGCGGGCGTGCTGAGGGTGCAGTCGGCCTGGACGGAACCGGAGATGCCCGCCGTGCCGCTCGACCGCCTCCTTCCGCTGCTGGCTGAGACGGCCGCGTGGCAGGGGCTCGACCGGGTGGAGGTCGCGGAGGGCGCCCGGGGCGACCTCGCCCCGATCCTCGCGGCGGCGCTGCGCCCGGGGGTAGGGTTCGGGGCATGACGTCACCGCTGGACTACCTGGATCAGGACGGGGCCGACGAGGCCGACTACGAGTCGCCGATGCGCGAGCTGTACGCCTATCACGACGGCGACACCTGGCTCGACGGCATCGTCACGGGCGTGAGACCGCACGGAGCGTCGGACGGGGGCACGCTCGTCCAGTTCGACGAGCGCCTGTGGGTGCCGGCGCGCGAGGTCCGCAGCTCCGACCACTACATCGCGGTGCTACTCAACCCCGACTCGGAGGTCTATGCCGAGGTGATCCAGTCGCTCGTCGACGGGAAGCCGAAGGAGGTCATCCGCGACGTCTCGATCGTGGGCGACGACAACGTCGGCACCGAGTGGCGCCTGCTGGACGAGCCCCCGACGGGCACCCGCGTCCGCTACCGCTACACGGGCACCGCCGAGCTGCAGGTGCCCGACGGCGACCACGTG is drawn from Leifsonia shinshuensis and contains these coding sequences:
- a CDS encoding ABC transporter substrate-binding protein, whose protein sequence is MINKRARVAGLAAAAAVVALSLSACSGGANASTADTAKIGTATDVASAGGMDALVAAAKKEGSLNIIATPGDWANYQEIFDGFTKKYGITINPSQDSASSQEEIDAAKKLKGQDTAPDTFDIGSSVALANTQYFAAYKPTGWDDIPEGQKEKDGLWKVGYYGVMAVGYDANKIKTAPKSFDDLLKPEFKGAVALNGNPTQAAAAAGAVAYATLQNGGTLDDLTPGIDWFSKLKKAGNWNAADGKPNTIASGETPVLLDWSFNQKGYATSDTIKGGGVNWKYVVLPGTAYVGYYNQAINKDAPHPAAARLWEEYLYSDAAQNAWLKGGAYPARVDAMEKAGTLDKDEFPGKLDKVAVMSDKQATDAGTLLNAKWANAVG
- a CDS encoding DNA glycosylase AlkZ-like family protein — its product is MVEQISPALARRIALAAQGFGRPHPDAVGARQLNGLMDRLRLLQIDSVNVFERSHYLPAFARLGAYDRGLLDRLTFDARGPYTEYWPHEAAFMRTEDWPLFAWRMREYRERYGGPGSWYEVNQSTVEWLRGELAANGPLVAGDIEHDANYRTGPWWGWSEVKRALERMFLFGEVAIAGRTRFQRRYGLAADVLPASVLEPTVSDEDAIRELLGRAAVAHGIGTARDFADYYRIKGPRVGVALQELEDAGELVPVEVAGWESAGRPLRAWMHRDARKPRRVEAAALLSPFDPVVWYRDRALRVFGFHYRIEIYTPAPQRVYGYYSLPILIDDALVGRIDLKSDRQAGVLRVQSAWTEPEMPAVPLDRLLPLLAETAAWQGLDRVEVAEGARGDLAPILAAALRPGVGFGA